GCTGAGGAAGAGGTGGTTGTTCAGCGTGGTCAGCTCGTAGGGCAGGGTGCCCGTGATGACCTTGCCGAGCGCCTCACGGTCGACCGCGTGCTGGATCGCCTGACGGATCTTCTCGTCGGCGAGGATGCCCTTGGTGCTGAAGTCGACGTGGGTGTACCGAGCCGAGGGTGCCGCCCGGATGTCGGTGTTCTTCGCGTCCTTGAGGCGGTCGTAGCGCTCCGACGAGTTGCCCGTGACGAAGTCGATCTCGCCGTTCAGGTAGGCGTCGACGTCGGCGTCGCTGTCGAGAGCGCGGAAGACCACGGAGTCCAGCTTCGGTGCGTCGCCCCACCAGGCCTCGTTGGGCACGATCGTCACGGTCTGGGCGGTCGTGTCGATCTTCTGGACCTTGTAGGGGCCACCCGAGACCGGGAGGGTGTCGACGTAGGCCGTGTTGAAGGCGTTCGGGTCGTTGTAGAGGCTGGCCGGGTAGAGCGGGGCGAACATGCTCTTCCAGTCCGAGAAGGGCTCGGCGTAGGTCACGACGACCTGCTTGTCGCTCGAGCCCGCCTCGACGGAGGCCATGCGGTCGGGGCCGAGCGTGCTGCCCACCAGGTACTCGGGGTTCGAGCCGTCGAGTGCGGTCTTCCAGGCCTGGAAGTCGGCGACCGTGATCGGGGTGCCGTCGCTCCACACCGCGTCGGGGTTGATGTCGTAGGTCACGACCAGCGGGTCCTCACTGGTGGCCTCGGCGCTCGTGACGAGGTTCTCGTCGATCTGCGCGACGCCCTTCTCGTCGATGCGGAACGGTTGGGGCAGCACGGCGCTCTCGATCAGCGAGGCGTCGGCCAGGGCGCCGTCGAGCTGGCCGTAGTTCCACTGCGAGGGCAGCTGGCTGAGGGGCAGCGTCAGCGTGCCGCCCTGCTCGACGTCGGCTGCCGCGGTGGCGTTGATGTCGCCGTCGGGGGACAACTGGCCGTTCTTCGCGGCTCCGTCGCCGTCGTTGCCGCCGCCGCCGCTGCACGCCGTGACGACGAGAGCGATGCTGACGAGGCCGGCCGCGAGGCCGATCTTCTTCGTGATCTTCATGGCACTCCGAACTGAAGGGTGGTGAAAAGTGCTGATCAAACCCCGATTTGCGTCGCTGTCGACCCGTGAGGGCGCGGATGGCGACGCCTCCCGAGAGCTGACCGCGTGAGCCCAAATGTACGGACGCCTTGAATCCACGCAAACTTTCATGTGAATTTGTTACACGCTCGAAACCTAGCCAGCTGGTCGCGGCTCGGGGTACGTCTAGTGTCGATCTCCATGGCCCGATTCCTCGCCCGCCGGCTGGTGTACTACGTCGCCCTGGTCTTCATCGCGACGTCGCTCACCTACTTCCTCGCCTCGGCGACCCTCAACCCGCGCTCCGTCTACGCCGACCGCAACCCGCGTCCGTCCTCCGAGGTCGTCGACGCGAAGCTCACCTCGATCGGGGTCAACGACAAGGACCCTCTCGGCGAGCGCTACGTCCATTGGCTCGGCGGAGCGGTCACCGGCGATCTCGGGCAGACCATCCAGGACAAGCCGGTCGCGGCGGAATTCGGGCCGAAGCTGGGGGTCAGCCTGCGCCTCCTGCTGGTGGGGTCGATCCTCGGCATCGTGCTCGCGGTCGTGGTCGGCACGTGGAACGCCATCAGGCAGTACAAGTTCTCGGACCGGGTGTCGTCGGTGCTGTCGTTCGTCTTGATCTCGACGCCGGTGTTCCTCACCGCCGTGCTGCTCAAGATCGGGGCGACGAAGCTCAACGACGTCCTGGGCTACCAGCTGATCACCTTCACCGGCGAGGCGACCCCCAACCTGACCGGCGGGTTCGGCACGATCGCGTGGGACCGCATCGCCCACCTGCTGCTGCCCACCATCTCGATCGGCATCGGCCTCATCGCCGTCTACAGCCGGTACCAGCGGGCGACGATGCTCGACGTGCTGCAGGCCGACTACATCCGCACCGCCCGCGCGAAAGGGCTCCGTCGCCGCCCCGCGATCTTCAAGCACGGGCTGCGCACGGCGTTGATCCCGATGACGACGCTGTTCGCCTTCGCGTTCCTCGGCGTGCTGACCGGGGCCACCTTCACCGAGAAGATCTTCGCCTGGAACGGCCTCGGCGCATGGTTCATCGACGCCGTGCAGGCCAACGACGTCAACGTGGTCGTCACGTACACCCTCTACAGCGCCGTCGTCGTGCTGCTCGCCGGCTTCGTGTCGGACGTGCTCAACGCGGTGCTCGACCCGCGCGTCCGAGCGCAGAAGTAGGGCCGCCCCATGACCCGGTTCACACCCGACCTGCTCGAAGGGCCGTCCGACGCGGTCGCGCCCGAGTCGCGAGAAGAGGTCGCGGCGACGTCGCCGAACCGCTTCGCGCTGACCTTCCGGCGCCTCTTCGCGAACCGCGGCGCCACCGTCGGCCTCGTGACGATCGTGCTGCTCTTCGTCTTCGCGTTCGTCGGCCCGGTGGTCTCGCCGTACGCCTACAACTACATCGACTACACGGCCCTGTCGTCGCCACCGAGCGGCGCGCACTGGTTCGGCACGAACAACATCGGTCAGGACGTCTTCGCCCAGACCGCCCGTGGCCTGCAGAAGTCGCTGCTGATCGGTCTGCTCGTCGCCCTGTTCTCGACGGTGATCGCCGGCATGCTCGGCGCGATGGCGGGCTACTTCGGCGGCTGGATCGACCGGGCCGTGATGGTCTTCGTCGACCTGCTGCTCGTGCTGCCGTCGTTCCTTATCATCGCGATCCTCTCGCCGCGCCTCAAGCAGTACGGCTGGTTGATCCTCGTGGCCCTGCTCGCCCTGTTCGGCTGGATGATCACGGCCCGCGTGGTGCGCTCGCTCACCCTCAGCATCAAGGAGAGGGAGTTCATCCGCGCCGCCCGCTACATGGGCATCGGCCACTTCACGATCATCGTCCGGCACATCCTGCCGAACGTCGCGTCGTTCCTCGTGATCGACGCCACCATCGCGATCGGCGCGGCCGTGCTCACCGAGTCGGGGCTGTCCTACTTCGGCTTCGGCGTGCAGCCGCCCGACGTGTCGCTCGGCACGCTGATCGCCCAGAACCAGAGCGCGGCGACCACCAAGCCGTGGCTGTTCTTCTTCGCGGCCGGCGCACTGATCGTGTTCGCCCTCGCGAGCAACCTGCTCGGGGACGGCCTGCGCGACGCACTCGACCCGACCTCGACCGCCGGGCGCACCGGCCGTCGCCGTCGCACCCGCGGCCGGACGGCCGAGAGCCGAGGAGGCGCGGCGCCGCTCGGACGCACCGGCGGCGTCTCCGAGGCGGCGAGCCGCGCCCCCGGGGCCGACGTCGGCTCCCCGGCACCGACCCGCACGAACGACGAGAAGGGGGAGCGCGCATGACGCTCACCGAACCGGTCGACCGCACCCGCGCCTCCTCGGCTCCTGTGCTCGAGGTGCACGACCTCACCGTGACCTTCCCGACCCCGGACGGCGACGTGCGTGCCGTGCGGGGCGTCGACCTGACGCTCCGCCGCGGCGAGGTGCTCGGCATCGTCGGCGAGTCGGGCTCGGGCAAGTCGGTCACGAGCCTCGCCGTGCTCGGTCTGCTGCCCGCGACGGCCAAGGTGACGGGCTCGATCACCCTCGACGGCGAAGAGCTGATCGGTCGCGGCGACAAGGCGATGTCGGCGATCCGCGGCAAACGGATCGCCATGGTCTTCCAGGACCCTCTGTCGGCCTTCACGCCGGTCTACACGGTGGGTCAGCAGATCGCCGAGACCGTGCTGATCCACCGCGGCGGCACGAAGAAGCAGGCGCGCGAACGGGCGATCGAGCTGCTGGGGCTCGTCGGCATCCCCGAGCCCGAGCGTCGCGTCGACTCGTTCCCGCACGAGTTCTCGGGCGGCATGCGGCAGCGCGCGATGATCGCCATGGCGATCGCCAACGACCCCGACGTGATCCTCGCCGACGAGCCGACCACGGCCCTCGACGTGACGATCCAGGCGCAGGTCATCTCGGTGCTGCGCACGGCGCAGCGCGAGACCGGGGCCGCGCTGCTGTTCGTCAGCCACGACCTGGGCGTCATCGCCGGCTTCGCCGACCGGATCGCCGTGATGTACGCCGGCCGCGTCGTCGAGACGGCGACGGCCGACGACCTGTTCGCCCACCCGCGCATGCCGTACACGGTCGGACTGATCGGGGCGCTACCGCGGCTCGACCAGCGGTCGGACCAGCCGCTGGTGCCGATCCCCGGGACGCCGCCGTCGCTGCTGTCGCTGGCCCCGGGCTGCCCGTTCGCGGCCCGGTGCCCGCTCGTGACGGCCGAGTGCCGCGTCGACGAGCCCGCGCTCGAGCAGGCTCCCGCGGTCGAGGCCGGCCACCGGGCCGCCTGCCTGCACGCGGACCAGCTCGTGGGTGAGGGCACCGACCCCGAGGACGTCTACGACCTGCCGCCCGCTCCCACCTCGGAGCTGGCGTCCGTGCCGCGGGCGTCGAGGGACCGGGTGCTGCACGTCGACGGACTGGTCAAGACGTTCCCGCTGACGAAGGGGTCGGTGTTCAAGCGCCGGGTCGGCAGCGTGTGGGCGGTCGACGGGGTCGACCTCGACGTGCGCGAGGGCGAGACGCTCGGGCTCGTCGGCGAGTCCGGCTCGGGCAAGAGCACGACGCTGCACGAGATCATGGACCTCCGCGTGCCCGAGGCCGGCACCATCGAACTGCTGGGCACGGCCCTCGACCGCAAGCTCGACGGGTCCACGGTGAAGCGGCTGCGGGGCGCTGTCTCGATGGTCTTCCAGGACCCGATGGCCAGCCTCGACCCCCGCCAGCCGGTCAGCGACATCATCGCCGAGCCGTTGCTCGCGATCGGTCGACCCCGCGACGAGGTGTCGCGTCGGGTGCCCGAGCTGATGCGCCTCGTGGGGCTCGAGCCCGCCGCGGCGACGCGCTACCCGCACGAGTTCTCGGGCGGACAGCGGCAACGCATCTCGATCGCGCGGGCGCTGGCCGCCGATCCGAAGCTGATCGTGCTCGACGAGCCGGTGTCGGCGCTCGACGTGTCGATCCAGGCCGGCGTGCTGAACCTGCTGGCCGAGCTCAAGGCGACGCTCGACCTGTCGTACCTGTTCGTGTCGCACGACCTCTCGGTGATCCGGCACGTGGCCGACCGGGTCACGGTGATGTACCTCGGCCGGACCGTCGAGACGGGCCCGGTCGACGAGGTGTTCGAGCACCCGCTGCACCCGTACACGCAGGCGCTGCTGTCGGCCGTGCCGGTGCCCGACCCGGTCAAGGAGCGGGCACGCGAGCACATCGTGCTGCCGGGCGACCCGCCGACGCCGACCGTCAAGCAGACCGGCTGCCGGTTCCGCAGCCGCTGCCCGCTCTACGCGATGCTGCCCGAGGCGCAGCGGTCGCGCTGCGAGGACGAGGTGCCCACGATGCTGCCGCACGGCCGCGACGGCGCCGACCACACGGCCGCGTGCCACTTCGCCCGCGAGAAGCAGCTCGTCTGACGCCGTGAGACCCCAGGAACTCGCCGAGACCCCGGCGCGCGCAGGAGGGTTTCGGCGAGTTCCTGGGGTCTGAGCTCGCCGCGGGTCAGCGCTGGCGGACGAGCGCGAGCGAGAGGGCGACCACGAGCACGTCCACGGCGACCGTGGCCCAGAAGGCGAACTGGAACGAGCGCTTGCTCGTCTTGTGGCGGAGCAGTTGTTGCGCGACGAGGGCCCCGGGCCAGCCGCCGAGCAGGCCGAGCAGCAGCAGCGTCCGCTCCGGCACGCGGCGCCGTCCTCGCCGGGCCGCGGATTTGTCGAGTGCGTAGACGAGGGCCGTCAGCACGTTGACGCCGACGAGTCCGCCGATCAGCCAGGGGGCGAGGCCGCCGAGCGGGGGCGACGTCGAGTCTCGGGTGAGGGCCCAGACGGCTGCGGCGACGCCGAGCACGACGACCAGCCCGACGACGAGGGCGACCCCGCCGGCCCGCGTGGGTCGGGGTGCCCGGGCCCGCGGTGCGGACCAGCGCGTGCCCACGGCGGCCACCCGCACGGCGGCCGGCCCCCGGTCGCCGTGGCGGTCGACCTCGTACGAGAACGCGTCGCCCACCCGGGGCCGGGCCGTGCCGCGGCCGAACGCCGTGATGTGGACGAACGCGCGGCCCCGCCCCGAGACCGGGGTGAGGAAGCCGAAGCCGCGCTCGTCGTCCCACGAGGTGAGCGTGCCCTCGATCCGGGCCGGGCTGCCGGTCATGCGCCCGACCCTAGCCCGCGCCGCCCGTGTGCCCGCCACCGTCCGCACCGGTTTCGGACCCGAGACCGGACCTCGTGTCGCCGGGGTGCGCCTTCTTGCCCGGAGTCCACGGCCGTTCCGGGCGGGCGACCGCTGCCGCCGCGTCTGGCATGACGAGCGCCCCGCCCCTCTTCCCGCCAGGAGGTGGACACGGCGCCATCTTTTTGCCTGGTGCGGTGTCCATCACGTGGTGCAGTGTCCATCGCGTGGCGGCGTGGCGGCAGATCCGAGGAGGCGCGGCGCGGGTCAGTCGCGACGGATCGCCGCGTAGGTGCCGCCGGTCGCACGCACGAGGTCGTCGGGGGCGATCTCGATGTCGAACCCGCGCCTCCCGCCGCTGACGAAGACCGAGGCGAAGGAGGCGGCGCTCGCGTCGACGACGGTCGTCGCGGCGGTCCTCTGGCCGAGCGGGCTGATGCCGCCGACGACGTAGCCCGTGCGGCGTTCGACCAGGGCGGGGTCGGCCAGCGAGGCCTTCTTCGCCCCGACGGCGGCGGCGAGCGCCTTGAGGTCGAGGCGACCCGAGACGGGGACGACGCCCACCACGAGGGTGCCGTCGGCGTCGACCACGAGGGTCTTGAAGACGCGCTCCGCGGAGAGACCGAGCTCGGCGGCGGCCTCCTCGCCGAAGTTCGTGGCCGTGTCGTGGTGCTCGTACGTGTGGGCCGTGAACGGGATGCCGGCCGCGGTGAGCGCGACGGTGGCCGGCGTGGCGGGGCCGCGCGCGCCTCCTGCGTGCTTCGTTCTCACGGGGCGGCCTCGACCGTCGTGGCGCGGAACACCACCACGGTCGGCCCCGAGACGAGCAGGTCGTCGCCGGGAGCCGACGCCTGCGGCAGGCTGCGGTCGTCGCTCGACCACAGCGCCTCGTAGGCCGTCACCCCGTCGTGCCGGGGGAGCGTCACCGGGACGGCGGTCTCGGCCCCGTGCACCACGACGAGCACCGTGTTGGGCGCCTCGTGCTCGGGTGTCGAGGTGGCGAGGTACTGCAGGGTGCGGACGCCGGGGTCGTTCCACTCGTCGGGACGCATCTCGTCGCCCGAGGCCGAGTGCCACGACATCTCGTTGGCGCTGAGCGTGCAGGCGCCGTCGACGCCGAACCGCGACGGGCGCAGGGCGGGATTCTCGGCCCGCAGCCGGGTCAGCGTGGCGACGTCGTCGTGCAGGGCCCGGTGCCAGGGTTCGTCGGACCAGTCGACCCAGGTGAGCTCGCTGTCGGTGCAGTACGCGTTGTTGTTGCCGTGCTGGGTGCGACCGCGTTCGTCGCCGGCGGTCAGCATCGGGATGCCGGCCGAGACGAAGAGCGTGGCGAGCAGGTTGCGCATCGATCGGCGGCGGGCGTCCGAGATCCAGGGGTTGACGCTTTCGCCCTCGACCCCGTGGTTGAACGACCGGTTGTCGTCGGTGCCGTCGCGGTTGCCCTCGCCGTTGCTGAGGTTGTGCTTGCCGTCGTACGAGACGAGGTCGAGCAGGGTGAAGCCGTCGTGTGCCGTGACGAAGTTCACGCCCGACAGCGGGCCGCGCTCGTGGGCGTAGATGTTGCTCGACCCGCTGAGCTTGGAGGCCAGGCTGCCGAGCCCGGACGGGGGAGCGCCTTGCGAGCGGGCGGCCGCGATGTCGGTCAGCCAGAAGTCGCGGGCCCGGTTGCGGAACCGGTCGTTCCACTCGATCCAGCCCTCGGGGAAGGCGCCGGTCTGCCAGCCGCCCAGGCCGACGTCCCACGGCTCGGCGATCATCTTGACGCCCTCGAGCGCCGGGTCGTCGACGATCGCGCGCAGCAGCGGGTGCTCGGGGTCGAAGACGTGGTCCGCATCGCGACCGAGGGTGGCGGCGAGGTCGAAGCGGAACCCGTCGATCTGCACCTCGTCGGCCCAGTACCGCAGGGAGTCGAGCACGAGCCGCGAGGCGGCCGGCGTGCTCGTGTCGAGCGAGTTGCCGCAGCCGGTCACGTCGACCGGCCGACCCTCGGCGTCGTGCCGGTAGTAGGCCGAACCGTCGAGACCGCGCAGGCTCGTGACCGGGCCGCCGACCTCGCCCTCTTCGGCCGTGTGGTTGTAGACCACGTCGAGGTAGACCTCGATGCCGGCCTCGTGCAGCAGGCGCACCATGCCCTTGAACTCGCGCAGGACCGCCGAGGCGCCGGCCAGCTGCGCGTCGCGGCTGGCGTAGGCGGCGTGCGGGGCGAAATAGCCGAGGGTGTTGTAGCCCCAGTAGTTCTCGATGCCCTGTGCGACGAGGCGCTGCTCGTCGACGTGTTGGTGCACCGGCAGCAGCTGCACGGCCGTGACGCCGAGGCCCGTCAGGTGGGCGATGGTCGACTCGGCGGCGAGGCCGGCGTAGCTGCCGCGCAGCTCTTCGGGCACGAAGGGGGCCAGCCGGGTCAGGCCGCGGACGTGCGCCTCGTAGACGACCACCCGGTCCAGCGGTGTGCGGGGCTTCGCCACCCCGCCCCAGTCGAACGACTCGTCGACGACGGTCGACTGCCACGTGCCGCGTCCGGTGCGACCGAGGCCGCGTGCGTACGGGTCGAGCAGCTCGAGCGACGGGTCGAAGGCGTTGCCGCCCCCGGCGGGACCGTCGGCGCGCAGCCAGTACCGCCGCCCCGGGGTGAGGGCGCCGTCGGTGGCGCTCCACACGTCGTGCTCGTCGCGGACCATCGGCACGACGCGGTCGTGCGGGGCGTCGTCGATCACGAGGTCGACGCGGGACGCCGACGCCGACCAGACGCGCAGCGTCGGCCCGTCGGGGCCGGGACGGATGCCGAGATCGCGCAGGGGGTCGAGGTCGGTCACGCGTTTACAGTAGAGGAGGCGCGTGTCGGCCCCGAAATCATCGAGCCTCACCGCCCCACCCAGCCTGAGGACCCGAACATGAGCGTCTACCTCGACCACGCGGCCACCACGCCGATGCACCCGGCGGCCATCGCCGCCTACGCCGAGGCGCTCGGCACGGTCGGCAACCCCTCGTCCATCCACTCGGCCGGCCAGAA
This genomic interval from Frigoribacterium sp. Leaf415 contains the following:
- a CDS encoding ABC transporter family substrate-binding protein; translation: MKITKKIGLAAGLVSIALVVTACSGGGGNDGDGAAKNGQLSPDGDINATAAADVEQGGTLTLPLSQLPSQWNYGQLDGALADASLIESAVLPQPFRIDEKGVAQIDENLVTSAEATSEDPLVVTYDINPDAVWSDGTPITVADFQAWKTALDGSNPEYLVGSTLGPDRMASVEAGSSDKQVVVTYAEPFSDWKSMFAPLYPASLYNDPNAFNTAYVDTLPVSGGPYKVQKIDTTAQTVTIVPNEAWWGDAPKLDSVVFRALDSDADVDAYLNGEIDFVTGNSSERYDRLKDAKNTDIRAAPSARYTHVDFSTKGILADEKIRQAIQHAVDREALGKVITGTLPYELTTLNNHLFLSTDGAYQDNAKEAGNYDVDEAKKILADDGWELNGDVLEKDGKQLEIAVTIPSGTPISQQLSEVMQSQLAAVGIKLTINAVSVDSFFEDNVTPGNYDMTIFVWAGTGYQASGVSIYNSDEQGQNYGRVSSPEIDDLLSQAVAEGDPEKAADLYNQADEKIWEIGHSMPIIQAPYISFQSPKLANFGARAGASDVDWTVVGFTK
- a CDS encoding ABC transporter permease, with the protein product MARFLARRLVYYVALVFIATSLTYFLASATLNPRSVYADRNPRPSSEVVDAKLTSIGVNDKDPLGERYVHWLGGAVTGDLGQTIQDKPVAAEFGPKLGVSLRLLLVGSILGIVLAVVVGTWNAIRQYKFSDRVSSVLSFVLISTPVFLTAVLLKIGATKLNDVLGYQLITFTGEATPNLTGGFGTIAWDRIAHLLLPTISIGIGLIAVYSRYQRATMLDVLQADYIRTARAKGLRRRPAIFKHGLRTALIPMTTLFAFAFLGVLTGATFTEKIFAWNGLGAWFIDAVQANDVNVVVTYTLYSAVVVLLAGFVSDVLNAVLDPRVRAQK
- a CDS encoding ABC transporter permease — its product is MTRFTPDLLEGPSDAVAPESREEVAATSPNRFALTFRRLFANRGATVGLVTIVLLFVFAFVGPVVSPYAYNYIDYTALSSPPSGAHWFGTNNIGQDVFAQTARGLQKSLLIGLLVALFSTVIAGMLGAMAGYFGGWIDRAVMVFVDLLLVLPSFLIIAILSPRLKQYGWLILVALLALFGWMITARVVRSLTLSIKEREFIRAARYMGIGHFTIIVRHILPNVASFLVIDATIAIGAAVLTESGLSYFGFGVQPPDVSLGTLIAQNQSAATTKPWLFFFAAGALIVFALASNLLGDGLRDALDPTSTAGRTGRRRRTRGRTAESRGGAAPLGRTGGVSEAASRAPGADVGSPAPTRTNDEKGERA
- a CDS encoding ABC transporter ATP-binding protein, whose amino-acid sequence is MTLTEPVDRTRASSAPVLEVHDLTVTFPTPDGDVRAVRGVDLTLRRGEVLGIVGESGSGKSVTSLAVLGLLPATAKVTGSITLDGEELIGRGDKAMSAIRGKRIAMVFQDPLSAFTPVYTVGQQIAETVLIHRGGTKKQARERAIELLGLVGIPEPERRVDSFPHEFSGGMRQRAMIAMAIANDPDVILADEPTTALDVTIQAQVISVLRTAQRETGAALLFVSHDLGVIAGFADRIAVMYAGRVVETATADDLFAHPRMPYTVGLIGALPRLDQRSDQPLVPIPGTPPSLLSLAPGCPFAARCPLVTAECRVDEPALEQAPAVEAGHRAACLHADQLVGEGTDPEDVYDLPPAPTSELASVPRASRDRVLHVDGLVKTFPLTKGSVFKRRVGSVWAVDGVDLDVREGETLGLVGESGSGKSTTLHEIMDLRVPEAGTIELLGTALDRKLDGSTVKRLRGAVSMVFQDPMASLDPRQPVSDIIAEPLLAIGRPRDEVSRRVPELMRLVGLEPAAATRYPHEFSGGQRQRISIARALAADPKLIVLDEPVSALDVSIQAGVLNLLAELKATLDLSYLFVSHDLSVIRHVADRVTVMYLGRTVETGPVDEVFEHPLHPYTQALLSAVPVPDPVKERAREHIVLPGDPPTPTVKQTGCRFRSRCPLYAMLPEAQRSRCEDEVPTMLPHGRDGADHTAACHFAREKQLV
- a CDS encoding DUF1294 domain-containing protein; amino-acid sequence: MTGSPARIEGTLTSWDDERGFGFLTPVSGRGRAFVHITAFGRGTARPRVGDAFSYEVDRHGDRGPAAVRVAAVGTRWSAPRARAPRPTRAGGVALVVGLVVVLGVAAAVWALTRDSTSPPLGGLAPWLIGGLVGVNVLTALVYALDKSAARRGRRRVPERTLLLLGLLGGWPGALVAQQLLRHKTSKRSFQFAFWATVAVDVLVVALSLALVRQR
- the ybaK gene encoding Cys-tRNA(Pro) deacylase, producing MRTKHAGGARGPATPATVALTAAGIPFTAHTYEHHDTATNFGEEAAAELGLSAERVFKTLVVDADGTLVVGVVPVSGRLDLKALAAAVGAKKASLADPALVERRTGYVVGGISPLGQRTAATTVVDASAASFASVFVSGGRRGFDIEIAPDDLVRATGGTYAAIRRD
- the glgX gene encoding glycogen debranching protein GlgX translates to MTDLDPLRDLGIRPGPDGPTLRVWSASASRVDLVIDDAPHDRVVPMVRDEHDVWSATDGALTPGRRYWLRADGPAGGGNAFDPSLELLDPYARGLGRTGRGTWQSTVVDESFDWGGVAKPRTPLDRVVVYEAHVRGLTRLAPFVPEELRGSYAGLAAESTIAHLTGLGVTAVQLLPVHQHVDEQRLVAQGIENYWGYNTLGYFAPHAAYASRDAQLAGASAVLREFKGMVRLLHEAGIEVYLDVVYNHTAEEGEVGGPVTSLRGLDGSAYYRHDAEGRPVDVTGCGNSLDTSTPAASRLVLDSLRYWADEVQIDGFRFDLAATLGRDADHVFDPEHPLLRAIVDDPALEGVKMIAEPWDVGLGGWQTGAFPEGWIEWNDRFRNRARDFWLTDIAAARSQGAPPSGLGSLASKLSGSSNIYAHERGPLSGVNFVTAHDGFTLLDLVSYDGKHNLSNGEGNRDGTDDNRSFNHGVEGESVNPWISDARRRSMRNLLATLFVSAGIPMLTAGDERGRTQHGNNNAYCTDSELTWVDWSDEPWHRALHDDVATLTRLRAENPALRPSRFGVDGACTLSANEMSWHSASGDEMRPDEWNDPGVRTLQYLATSTPEHEAPNTVLVVVHGAETAVPVTLPRHDGVTAYEALWSSDDRSLPQASAPGDDLLVSGPTVVVFRATTVEAAP